The Halovivax ruber XH-70 genome includes the window CAGGTCGTGACTGAGGACGCTCGCGAAGCGGTCGAGGCGTTCGTTCTGCTCGCGGAGTTCGCGCTCGCGGCGCTTCTGGACGGTGATGTCGGTGTAGATGGCGAATCCCTCGGGGCTGTGTTCGCCGAGCTGGAGGGGGACCACGTCGATCCTGACGTCTCTGAGGCCCTCGGCCGTCTCCCGCTTGGTCACGTGCTGGACGGTCTCGCCGGCCAGCAGGGCCTCGTTGAGCGCGTTGCCTTCGTCCTCGAAGCCGGGCGGGACGATGTAGTCGTCGACGCTCTCGCCCATGACGGTCGCGCGGTCGTAGCCGAAGACGCCCTCGAAGGCGTCGTTGACGTCGCGGACGACGGGTTCGTCGTCGACGAACTCGAATCTGATGGCGGGATCGGGGACGTTGGCGAACAGCGCGGAGAGGCGGTCGTGTTCCTCGACGACGTCCTGTTCGGCACGCAGGCGGGCGAGCGACTCGGCGACGTGGGCGGCGAGTAGTTCGACGAGTTCGAGGTCGCTCTCGTCGTATGTGTCGGGCGTCGTGGAGACGGCCTGGAGGACGCCGAACTCGTCGATGGGGACGCTGATGCACGCTCTGAAGTCGCCGACCTCGTCGTGGGTGCGGTCGTCGGTGGCCGCGTCGCCGATCCGGTAGGACTCGCCGGTGCGGTAGGTCTCGCCCATGAGGCCGTACTCGAGCGGGAGTGCGCCGATCTCTTCGCGGATGGGCCAGGAGGGGCGGCCCTTCGGGACGAATTCGCCGTCCTCGACGATGCCGAGGTAGCAGACGTCGATATCGAGGATGCGTTCGGCGGTGTCGACCGCGTGTTCGAAGAGTTCGGCTTCGGAGTCGGCGGCGGCGATGCCGAGCGTGCCCTCGTGGAGGCGGGTGACGAGTTCGCGCCGTTCGCGGAGGCGCTCTTCGACCCGGATGCGTCGCAGGGTTTCGGCGACGTGAGAGGCGAGGATCTCGGCGAGTTCGACGTCGCGGTCGTCGAACCCGGCGTACTCGGTCGAGATCGCCTGGAAGACGCCGTACGAGCCGCCGATGGGGACGCTGATGGCCGATTTGAAGCGCTCGCTCGCGGGCTGGGCGACGGGATGGCTCTCGGCGTCGTCGACGTGGAAGGTCTCGCCGGTCCGGAAGGTCTCGCCGGCGAGGCCCGTGGGTCGAAACTCCGTCTCGTAGTCGAGCGGGAAGGTGGAGGTGCCCGCGCGATGGACGAGCCACTCGCCGTCCTCGCGTTCTTCGTGGATGAGGAACGCGGTGGTGTCGAAGTCGAGGACGCCCTTGGCGGTGTCGACGGCGAGGTCGAACAGCTCGGCTTCCTCGCGACAGGCGACGATCTCGGTCGCCATCTCGTGCAAGCGGGCGATCTTCGAGCGGTCGTCCTCCGTGGGGAGGGCCGTGGACCCCTCCGATTCGTCGGCGGTGGCCTCCGCGTCGGTGTCGCTGGGGCTCCCGTCGGTCGCCTCGTGTTCGGGCGGTGTGACCGGTTCGCCGCCGTCGGTGGTCGCCCCGTCGGTCCCCTCGTCAGGCTCGGGGCGGGTGATGTCGTCGCCGGGTCCGATGTTCCCTGTCATAGGTTCTGCTCGCTGGTCGAGACCGGGATGGTGTCAGTGGGTACAGAGAACTTGCCCGTTATGAATGTGCCGAGAAATGCAGCATTTCCTTCGATATCGCCCGTTCCTATGATATTCACCAGCGGCAAAATTATCTGGTACCACTGACGAATATCCGCGTCTCTCAGTCTGCAGATCCGGTCCCTGCTCGCTATTTTCGACGAGAATCGTGTTAGTCTATCGAACTTGTGGGGTTACTGAGCACTTCTGTTTCGTACGGCGGTCGAATCGGTAAATAATCGAACTCCGACTCGGGCGCGAACCGGCTTTAGAGCCGCTCTGCAGGGGATATCGGCAATTTGTGACCGCTATAATTGGTGGCTGCCTTCGATAGTGCACTGGCTCGTTCTCGGTCCAGCTGCGAGTGGCAATGGTTCAGCGGGGTGCTACTCAGGGATATCGAATTCTCTGGTGAAGGCCACGTGGGATCGACTTCGCCCGCCGAATTTCCACGCACCAGTAACTATATATTATTTCACACCATACTTCGGAACGGAAGCCACGGACTCCATCGTACGCGCGGGGACATACGCAGAGGAAATGTCCCGGGTGCTAGAGCCACCCGAGACGTGGTTTCCAAACCCGCGAGGGTTTAGTCACCATGCTACGCAATTCACCATCGAGACAAAAAGCTCTCGTCCACCTGTGGTATCGCCAGCCGAAGCGCTATTTCGAATTCGTCTGGGATTCGAAACTCGTCGAGGATCTGCTTCTCAGGCTCGGCAATCTCAAGGTGAACTGAGATGGGTCGCTACGAGTACGACGAGCCGAAGCCGGACGATCCGTGTGAGCGTTGCCGGGCAGATCTGGCGCAGACGGACTGGGCCAAACTGCGAGCTGTCCACGACGGGCCGTCCGCCAGCGGGTATCGAGACGCGGAGAAGCGGGTCTGCGTTGATTGTCTCGCGGCGCTTGGGATGCTGGAGTTTGAGATGAATGGTGGATCTGGAGGTGGACAGAGAACGGTGTGAGGACGTGTTGGTAGTAGGGCTGGGAACCTACCTAGTACCGTCTCGCAAACCAGTTGGTCGTGATCACGGCGTTTCA containing:
- a CDS encoding sensor histidine kinase, whose amino-acid sequence is MTGNIGPGDDITRPEPDEGTDGATTDGGEPVTPPEHEATDGSPSDTDAEATADESEGSTALPTEDDRSKIARLHEMATEIVACREEAELFDLAVDTAKGVLDFDTTAFLIHEEREDGEWLVHRAGTSTFPLDYETEFRPTGLAGETFRTGETFHVDDAESHPVAQPASERFKSAISVPIGGSYGVFQAISTEYAGFDDRDVELAEILASHVAETLRRIRVEERLRERRELVTRLHEGTLGIAAADSEAELFEHAVDTAERILDIDVCYLGIVEDGEFVPKGRPSWPIREEIGALPLEYGLMGETYRTGESYRIGDAATDDRTHDEVGDFRACISVPIDEFGVLQAVSTTPDTYDESDLELVELLAAHVAESLARLRAEQDVVEEHDRLSALFANVPDPAIRFEFVDDEPVVRDVNDAFEGVFGYDRATVMGESVDDYIVPPGFEDEGNALNEALLAGETVQHVTKRETAEGLRDVRIDVVPLQLGEHSPEGFAIYTDITVQKRRERELREQNERLDRFASVLSHDLRNPLSVAAGYIEQARETDDLSLLEEAERGIDRSFDIVEDVLTLAREGGEVTETAPVDLPAVASDAWANVDTGAATLDLSTTATVEADRSRLRQLLENLVRNCVEHGTPDGDGQDLTITVADTPDGFAVVDDGCGFGDEVDLDRLFDSGYTTSHDGTGLGLSIVSEIAAGHGWSVSAEESEAGGARFDFQLGA